The genomic interval tgagcaatacaccaatcctccagcaccatccccgtttctaatgacatttgaagtatttctgtcagagctcctgctatttctacactaacttccctcaaggtcctatggAACATTCTGTCAGGATCtgaagacttatccacttttatattctttaaaagcgccagtacttcctcttctttaatcatcatagtttctataactaccctacttgtttcccttaccctacacaattcaatatccttctccttagtgaataccaaagaaaagaaattgttcaaaatctcccccatctctttcggctccacacatagctgtccactctgattctctaagggaccaattttatccctcactatccttttgcttttaatgtaactgcagaaaccctttggatttatttttagcttatttgccaaagcaagctcatatcttcttttagcttttctaatttctttctcaagattctttttacattctttatattccccaagcacctcatttactccatgctgcctatatttattgtagatatcttttTCCGAACCACATTtccaatatttcttgaaaaccatggctctctcaaacgaATGAATAAACTATGGTAGCTAATTATCACTCAACATAAGTAACAAGTTCATAAATATATCCCTTAGTTACAAAAATAATTAGATAACAATTTTGCAGTCTTTATCCAGTACATTTAAGCAAATACATACCTGGTGCAGCATAGAGAAGTTGAACACTACTCAGCTGTACATCAAAACAGTCATAGGCTCTGGCCATGATATCCTCCAATGTGCTTTCTCCAGCTGTGATTTGTGGCATATTTGCACGACTTTTACTGACCATCTGAGAAAGATGAAAATTATGATTGCATTTTTAGCAACATAAAGAATTATCCTATCTGGATATAGAAGGGGAAAAAACCAAATCATAATAAAATGCACAGCCAAGTAAACTCAAATGAAACTGCTTAAATATGTAAATCTGTATGAAATAAGGTCGCAACTTTAATTGGCACTGAATTTGCAGCTGGAACTGATGCGACAATGCTCATTCACATCAGGCCCTGAATCTCTCCAAAACTATTTACTCATTTTGATGGCAAGAACTGACTTTCATCCAAGTCTAGCTGTTACTTCAAATGGATACCTGCCTTCAGCAAATGAATGTCCATTGAGCAGTCAGTCGAAACAGAATACTCAGAACTGAAAgatgtgttatgagtgatgaacagacctgatggacaatggggtgccgtgttaaccattcccaacccccctcctgagaactacgaactattgctgctgttatgctgctcatgagagagagataaagcccaggcaagaacatttgctacagataagagggggagagagactgttgatttactgtattatgactcttcctggattatttactctctactacaaggactgtactttgctcgttaacattcctcaggagatagcaggagtggcctgatttgatggacacggttgttcagagttgatggatagctgagaccctgtgagtgggcataaaagacaggtctggagagacacccttcagacacacccaTGGACACTGACtcagtgttgggaacccacagaaaggtgggggcttcaaaGACCGAACCAGGTGATCAGTCAGTAAAgctcagtgttacagcagggccggtggggacttgtgtgtgtgtatccactcatgccagagtgacgagtccaccacagaagaatggtctagctgaagaccagaggggtcataactgaatgaccacaacaatacgacggattaagaaagcaaaggaaggtttggctgcagtagctgttacctctcgctcgctctctctccaatgattacaacacaacaaccataattacctcagcacgcatgaactgaactggactttatacttttctatgacatttcatttacccctagacatcgatagagcttgtttattattgattattattattcctacacttttaggtttattactgctaacttgttttatatgtatttttacatttttgatattgtattgtgtagtttactaatactcctttagtttggtaccaacagactccaacggattcttctttctctgctggtcagacacccagttacagagTACATAACAGATGAAAGATGGAAAAGCACAATTTTTGATGAACATTTTAAATCTTAAGACTGCTAAGGACCAGACTATCCATATATGATTCAGactgaaactgaaaaaaaatcacaaatattCCAAATAAAGACCCTTAGCCTAATCATTATAATATATTTAGAAAGTAGGGTCATGAAGGTACCATGATAAAAGGTACTAGAGCAACAAGAGGAAAGTCACCAGAATTGTTATAATTTTTGCTGATCACACctctgtcattggctgaatcaaaggtggtttTGAATCAGCATATTAAAAGGGAGattgaaatctggctgagtggtgccacaaccaccacctcttactcaatgtcagcaagaccaaggagctgataaaTGACTTCAGGAGTATGAAACTGAAGGTCCATTAAGTCAATTgccatcaggggatcagaggtgtgGGGCGGGGTCcttcaactttaaattcctcagtattatctCAGAGGATCAGCCCTGAGATGTtaagtgctattacaaagaaagcaagacagaacCTTTAGTTTCTTTGAAGTTTATAAGATTTGATAtgtctaaaacattgacaaatgtCTATAGATGTGCAATGgaaagtatactgactggttgaatcacagcctggcatggaaataccaatgcccttgaatagaaaagcctgcaaaaagtagtggatatagaaCAGTTCAACACAAATgaagccctcctcaccatcgaGCATAGCTATACAGAGTACCatcgcaggaaaacagcatccatcatcaaatacCCCCACAATGCAAGTCatcctctcttctcgctgctgctgtcaggaaggtacacgagcctcaggacccacaccacaggttcaaagactgttattacccctcaaccagcaggctcttaaaccagaggggatatcttcactcacccaaacactaaactgttcccacaacctacagtatggactcactttcaaggactcttgacTTTTCCGAAGTAGTATCGAAGAAACAATGAGTCTGCAGGAGGACTTACGACAGATAGGTAACGGACAAAGTTGTTGCAGATGGAACGTAGCATAGGGAAGGGTAtgatcatgatttttttttaaaagagagatTAAAAttgtagaccattttctaaatggggagaaaattcaaaaatcagaggtggaaggaatttgggagtccttgcacaGGACTCCTTAAAGATTAACATGCAGGTTTTGTTGGTgggaaggaagacaaatgcaatgttcacatttatttcaagagTACTAGAACATaagaggaaggatgtgatgctgaggctctatgaGGCATCAGTCAGACCTTCCTTGAGGCATTGTGAATAGTTTCAAgaaccttatctaagaaaaggtgtgtcagtggagagggtccagaggaggtacacGTGAATTATTtcagtaatgaaagggttaacataagaAATTTTTGATGGTTCAGGGCCAGTACTTGCTGAAGTTagaaaatgggggtggggggggggagtgagatatctcaatgaaacctattgaatactgaaaggcctagacagagtagatgtgcagaggatatttcctttcaagggcaagtccaggaccacaggacacagcctcagaatagaaggatgtccatttagaacagagatgagaggaattcctttagccatgTGGTTCTAAAAATTCATTGCTATGGACAGTTGTGGGGGCCAAGTTatggagtatatttaaagcaggggttgataggttcttagtcagggcatcaaaagttacaggaagaatgccagaagttacaggaagaatgcaggagaatggggttgagagggttaataaatcattttcactcagttgaactgcatgtaacgagagctgcataactcatcgccttctaccttaggccacgaacttatcaatcacccctgctgtggaccacttctacaaagaacggatccgtatgctccatgaccgctggactaagtgtgtacaagTTGGAGGgagctatgttgaaaaataaatgtgctaggttttctaaaattaactccttctaccttcggccacaaacttatcaatcaacccttgtatgtaatttgataataaatttacttcgaactttaatATAGCAAGTGAATTCCCAGAATCTGATGTCAGGCTACTCAATATTGAAGCATGGTCTATGAGGGAAAAAGGAGTTGAAAATTTGAAAAAGTTGTAAGATTTTTGAAATATACAGCAAGACCACTATCAACTATCATAAGAAACATGATTATACTTAAAGGAGATAATTCTGGACACACTTCTAGTATCCTCAACTTACAACAAAGCAGCTCGCTAGAAATAGTGCAATATTAACTGGATACAGTATGATTATAAAGAGTAGATGGGCAGGGCACCATTCATACAAATACTAGTCAAGCAAGGACAACTTTCAAGTCACTCTTCAATCCACAAACAGTTTATCTCTTTCAGTTGTTGGAAACCTTAACCAACTTTCAaattctcatgttctcaatattaattaCTTATATAtctattatcattatttctttcattttcttttgtacttgcaccGTTTTTTGGCTTTTGCCCTTTAAGGcgcaatttttcattgattctatcacagttattggatttattgagtatacccacaagaaaacaaatttcaaggttgtatatggtgatatctatgcactttcataataaatttactttgaacttttaagtaTGGATATGAAATAATCCCACTGATGTGTTACAGCAATTGAGAAACTGCATTATGACTTTGCACACTTCTGTAAATATAATTTAACAACAAACAGAATCTGAGTCACAAGTAGTTAACCAGTTTCCTTTGAAAATCTATATGTACTAAAGGTTAAACATTCATCAATAGTCCTACTGTCTATGATATCTATAAACAGACCCATTACTGAAGCAAACATTTTAATGAAACCTGTTAGGAAAAGTTTATAATATAACTGAAGTATTCCTTTAagctaggggttcccaacctgggatccatgggcCCTTCGGTTTATGGTTCGGATCCATGGCATTAaagaaaatgttgggaacccccgCTTTAAACAATCAAACTGGTTACCTGATGAGAAGAAAAATAcatatttaaaattatttaatttttgaCCAGTGTGTTATGAATTTGCAGTCAATGTCATGCAGTAttgccatggatccctaccattaaccaaggggtctgtggaccccaggttgggaacccctgacctatTGAAATAGGATCCACAGACTGAAAGCCATATTTTAGCCTCTACTAGAGGAAAGCCTTCTCTTCTGTTCCTGACATATGTAGTGCCCAAAAAGCCTCTGATATTCCTCTTCCTACCACAATGCCTGATTGACCAATTATTGCTAAGTTCCTTAACCATCCAAGGAAAATGATACAAATGTGATGAATTTATCACCCTATGATAAAATTACATTATTTTTATCCCATAGTGCCTCAGGTCTCTATGCAGTTTTGCTCAATATTTTCCTAATCTTGCATGGAGACAGGTTTtgataaataaatattgtagAGCCACTGCCTTACTATGCTAGAAATCAATATTTTCCTTGTGACTGCATGGaattcctctggatgctccagttctTCCCTATATCCCAAAAATGTGCAGGTTGGTAGATTAAatgaccactgtaaattgtctctagtgagtgggtgagtggtagaatctgcatAACTTCATGAAAATTTGTGAAGAACAAAATGGGATTGGCATAGGATTGATGCAAATGAGTGTGTGACAGTACAAATGGAATGGGCCAATGGGCACGCTTTCATGCTGTTCTGCACCTTTCCAATTGTCCCTGCAGttattaaaatataaaaaaaaattctagtgATTTTAATTTGATGACATTGACAAAAATGTTTCCAGTTTTACAAACTTACCTTTAAATTACCAAGATCAAGAACTAGTAAGTTGGCAAATTTGTCATAAAAACCATTTTGTGGAACAATAATATAAGAAGCCATAAGGTTAACTTTCAAGTCCAGGACCTTCTGTGTCTCAATAATGTACATCAAACCTAAAAACAATAGAAAATGAAGACCAGCAAAAAAAATTATGAATTCTTTATTGAGAGGCTCCTTTACTACATTCTAGTAAGTACCATACTCTATACACAAGAATTCTAATTCAGTATGTATATGCATTcttatgtgatgtgaaatttcaTGTTATCTTGAACGTGCAACACTTAATCCCATTAACCCCAAAATTGAGATAAATGATTTTAAACTATTGAATGAATTCCAATGATTTTAAGTTGAGAATAACTTCAACCTTTTGAAACAACAATTCACATGTCATGTGTGGGTGCCCATTTCATCTGCTTTTTTACCCTCATGAATTTATTTATCTTATTTCTAGCTTTGTGCATTTGCAGTGTCTAAAATTATGATATGCATACCAAAGTCCAGATCAAAGCACCGAACAATAGCTCCCCAACTCGAgtgaatctgaagatgctggaaataaataaaaacacaaattggTGGCAGAAcgtatgggaggaggtagtgagatgtcgtcactacctcccccccatagatgctgtctggcctgctgagttctgccagcaatttgtgtttttaTAGCTCCCCAACTCCTGTTTTATCCCCCATTTTCTGTGCAATGCTCCAAATTTTGTATTTTTTGTGATTACAGGTATTTCCTTTTTGCACATCaactctttttaaaaaatgtcttCATCAAAGTGTAAGCCAAGTGAATGTGATTATTAACATCTACCTGTTGCAGTTTTATCACGGAATTCCTCAAGTTTCATCAAAGTTGCTGACCTTAGCTCTTCCAGCTGCACATCACTGGGTGGTCGAAAAAAATCCACTAAACTGTTCACAGTTCTCTGTTTGAATGAATATATTAATTGCAGGTATCCAAAGACTTCCAGCTAATGAAGTAGCTTAAATACAGCTTATTTTGTTTTTCATGATGCACATTTAAGTTTAAACAAATAGTTCTTGAGATACATTTAGTATTCACAGAGGATTTCTTATTtataaaagatttaaaaaataaaattttggAAACATGGACAATTTTTATGAAGTAAATAAAACATATCAACGAGTTTCAGACCAACAAGTCAACCATTGTAGAAATCAAGGGCTGATGAATGAATTATAATTCTTCTTTTTGTCACCTCATCTTTATGCCATTTTCCTTTTCTCCTTGTAATTCCAAGCAGTCTCCAGTGCTTCCTAGTATTTATACAATCTCATGGTCACTTCACTTTGCAAACCTTTTCTCTTAGTGACCAGTCCTGGGGTTATTTTAACTTCAGACAGATTATtacttgcaatttacattaagaactaaaAACTGAAGTTGAGCAAGGAATACTCGTTGGAAGTTTAACTTTGTCACAAATAGCTCTGCCAGTTTGGGAAGGCCATTTTGCTGCAGCAGAAAGCTAAGGTTGGTAATAAGTCTCTTGGGCCCTGGAAAGTGAACATCTATCACAGATTCACCAGAATATTGTCTGGGATGGAAAGTTTCAGTTATGAAGAGAGACTGGATAATTTTGCTTTTCTTTGGTGAGAGAAACAGCTGAGTGGGGTCCTAATAGAAAGGTATAACACTATGAAGGGTCTAGATAGGGTAGAGAATATGAAACTTCTCTTGTTGACGGAGATGCTTA from Hypanus sabinus isolate sHypSab1 chromosome 3, sHypSab1.hap1, whole genome shotgun sequence carries:
- the LOC132390782 gene encoding intermembrane lipid transfer protein VPS13A-like, encoding MKLEEFRDKTATGLMYIIETQKVLDLKVNLMASYIIVPQNGFYDKFANLLVLDLGNLKMVSKSRANMPQITAGESTLEDIMARAYDCFDVQLSSVQLLYAAPGMYLLKCTG